The Terriglobus roseus region GCGGGAGCGATGAAACTAATGCCTGCATTATTGACAAGAACATCGACTCGGCCCCAACGTTTCATGACGACCGTCATCGCCAATGCGATGAAAGTTTCGTCAGCGATGTCGCCGCTGAGTGCTTCAACGTCACAGCCCGCCGCACGCAGTGCGAGTAAGTTTTCGCAGGGCTGCAGATCGAGCAGCAAAAGGGCATAACCGGCCTGAGCCAAAACTTCGGAAGTGCGACGCCCGATACCCTGCGCTGCTCCAGTTACGATGGCAACTCTCACTCTCCCACTTTACCCGAGTGGATCTCAGCGAGGATCTGCAGGACGAGTTGCTGCGTACGAAGCCAACGTAACGGTACGATTTTCAACGAACGAGGCAAAGAAGGCTACCCCGGACGGTTCGACAAGATTCTCGGTTTTCCTCATTTCGCCACTCACTGAAACACCGTTCACGTTAGGTAGCTAGATCGCACACCCGACAAATATCGATGTTTGCAGTCTTTGCTTTGTGAGCGTAAATTGGCGAGGCGAAAAAACGTTTCAATATTCTGCGCCCATTTTCAGGAGAGCCATCTATGAACACACCACGCGGTCTATGGTGCACGGTAGCACTGGTAAGTCCCCTGCTTCTGATTAGTGCCTCAGCACACGCTCAAAGCAGCTTCGGTCAAATTTCAGGCGTCGTCACTGACCAGACCGGAGCCGCCATTCCCAACGCGAACATCTCCATCACTTCGGCAACAACTCAGGCGACACGCACGACAGTATCCGATTCCGGTGGGAGCTACATAGTCACAAACCTTCCCATCGGCGAATATGTCATCTCGGTCAAGCAGCCCGGCTTTCGCGAAGCGAAGCAGTCCAATGTCACCATCACTGCCGACGCGAAGGTGACCTCAAACTTCTCCCTGCAGCTCGGCCAACTTTCCGAGGTAGTCGAAGTTCAAGGTGGCGCGATCGAAACACTCAACACTACCTCCGGTGAAGTGTCCCGCGTCATCGACGCCAAACAAGTTGAGAATCTGGCACTGAACGGACGCAACTACACCCAATTGCTCACGCTCGTGCCCGGCGCGGTGGTGACCAACCCCGACATCTTTGCGGTTACAACATCTCTCGCTTCAAACAATCAGACCATCAACGGAAACCGCTCCGACTCCAACAACCTTACCGTTGATGGAGCCTACAACCAGGTGGCAGGATCCAACGGTTCTCTCATGAACAATGTGGGCGCCGACTTTATCAGCGAAGTTAAGATCAACACCTCGAATTCGTCTGCGGAATACGGTCGAACACAGGGACCGACTTTCAACATCGTCACAAAAAGCGGATCGAACGCGTTTCATGGTGGAGCTTTTGAGTTCCATCGCAACAGCTACCTGGATGCAACGAACTATATCGCTCGCAAGAAGACGCAGCTAATCTACAACGACTTCGGATTCTTCGTCGGCGGCCCAATTCTTCGAGACAAGCTCTTCTTCTTCGTAGGAGAAGAATGGAAGCGGCTGCGCCAGCAAGCCACCGCGAGCACATTTACAGTACCAACGACCGCCATGCTGAACGGCGACTTCAGTGCCCTTTGCTCGGCATCGAAAGATGCTGCCGGGAATCCCGGAGCGTTCAACGGCGCAGGCGTTTGTTCGGCCGTCAGCGGAACCTTTGGCCAGTTGTACTACCCAGGCACAACGACGCCTATACCGAACAACAACATCTCGTCGCTGATGTCGGTCGACGGAAAAGCGATTGCGAACATCTACAAAACGATCATTGCCGGCGGATTGAGCTATCGTGATGGCGGCATTCCATCGAACAATCTGACGCTTGCCCCTCCCAACCCTCTCAACTTTCATCAGGACCTTGTGCGGGTGGACTACGTCATTAACCAGAAGCACTCATTGTTTGCCCGCTGGATTCATGATCAGAACACCCTGATCGATCCCTTTGGCACGTTTGCCAATGGTGGCATTCTCAACACCACTCCAACGACGCGTAACCGCCCAGGACAGAGTTACCTCATCAGCGAAACCTGGACCATTCGTCAGAACCTGATCAATCAGGTGCAGGCGAACGCCAGTTGGGCCGCGCAGCGCATCCCGCCATATGGCGATAACTGGAAGCGCGAGACCTATGGGTTCGCCTTCAACAAGCTTTATCCGGGCGTGGGTCCATATCCAAACGGTATTCCGATCGGGAACATCACCAACTTTGCGGGCTTCCAGGGCCCCAACTTCTCGCTCATGTCGCCATCCACTGACATTCAGGTTGCAGACAATGTCACGTATGTGAAGGGCAGTCAGAATATAAAGTTTGGTGTCGTCTATATCCGAGATCGTGTGGATCAGAATGGCCGCTCCAACTACACCGGAACAGTAACCTTCAATCAGAATGGAACCGCGACCGCACGTTCCAGCAACTGCGGCCAGGCGACTTTTAACACTACCTGCTATTCCCTGTCCGATGCCTTCCTGGGCAACTTCCAATCGTATTCAGAGAACAGTGCGGATCCCGTGGGCCACTTCCGCTTCAATCAGATTGAGGGCTACATACAGGATCAATGGCGCATCACGAGGAATCTGAGCCTTGACCTTGGGCTTCGGTACCAGTGGCTTCAGCCCTTCTATGCTCAGGGAAACAACCTGACCAACTTTGATCCGGCGGTATATAACAGCGCGAACGCCGTAGCAGTGACTCCTGGCGGTACGTTAGCCAACCCCGGCGTAGGCAATCCATACAACGGTCTTATTCGTGTCGGCGATGGCGTACCCCAGGATCAGCAGAAGCGGGTGCCAAATGTAAACACTTCTCTTTTCGGTCTGATTCCCGCGGGTGCGCCTCGCGGATTCTACAAGATGAATGGAGCCGTCGGACCGCGCTTCGGCTTTGCCTATGCCGCGGATGACAAGACATCAATCCGAGGCGGCGCCGGCCTCTTCTTCTATCGTCCACAAGGCAACCTGGTTTTCAGCCAGCTCAACCTGCCGCCCTTCCTGCAGAACACGCAATTTGGCGTTGGCAACCTCGCAACACTGAACTCGCTTTCCGCAACCAGTACAGGATTGCAGGCAGGCATCAGTGCCGTAGATCCCAAGGGCAAGTCTCCCTACACATGGCAGTACAGCCTGGGTGTTCAACGGCAATTGCCGGCCAAGGTTCTAATCGAAGCAAGCTACGTAGGAAGCGTGGCACATCACCAGTTGCGCCAGCCAAACATCAACATTCCTGACTTGGCGCCAGTTTTTGCCAATCAAAATTCCACGTCACCAAATTCGTCGATCGCCGCGTTCAATCCTTACCTCGGATTCAATGCAATCAGCTCCAACCGCTTCGACTCCAATTACAACTACAACTCTATGCAGTTGTTTGCTTCCAAGCGTAGCGGGGCGCTCACAACGACACTCTCCTACACGTATTCCAAGGCGTTGGGAGACTCCTCGGGCAACAACATCACGCTAGAAAAATGGCGTGATCTCCAATACAACTACGGCCCGCTTTCAAACGACCGCCGTCACGCGTTCGTCGCAAGCTTTACACTGCAGACTCCTGAGTTAAAAGGCCGAAACTTCCTGCTGCGCGAGGTCGCGGGCGGCTGGCAACTGAGCGGGGTCGCACGACTTCAAAGCGGCGCGTACTACACCATCCAGCAGACATCCACCATTCAGCTCGGTACAACCCGTGCTGATTACACGCCAGGGCAAGGACGTGTCTACAACCCCCACGCGGGCCTCTGCGGCTATCTGAACAATGGCGGCGGTGGTACCTGCAACGACAGTGCAAAACCCTACGTGACCACCCCGAAGGCTCAGGCTAGTCACTACGGCAATGCGCCCGTAGGTGGGGTAGTTGGGCCGGGACTTGCACAGACAGACGCGACCCTCTCCAAGACGTTCCCTTTTGGCGAGATCGCGCGGCTCAAGTTGCAGGCCGACATGTTCAACGTTCTGAATCGTACAAACTTTAACGGCCTCAATCTGAACACCAGCAGCAGTAACTACGGCACCATTTCGTCTGCGTTTCCCCCGCGGCAGATGCAGCTTGGTGCACGAATTCTTTTCTAACCAAACAGCAGAAACTCAAAAGGGAGCGGCTCTTCAGCCGCTCCCTTTTTCTGCGTGGCCGATATGTGGCCGCTATTCTGCTTTACCGATGCTGTGTTCCGTGTAAGCTTTTCGAACTACGACGGCTGCCTTCTTCTTTTCCATGCGTTCGGAGAACAACCCTTTGCGGTTATATCCATCCTGTAGCTTCGGAATGTTG contains the following coding sequences:
- a CDS encoding TonB-dependent receptor produces the protein MNTPRGLWCTVALVSPLLLISASAHAQSSFGQISGVVTDQTGAAIPNANISITSATTQATRTTVSDSGGSYIVTNLPIGEYVISVKQPGFREAKQSNVTITADAKVTSNFSLQLGQLSEVVEVQGGAIETLNTTSGEVSRVIDAKQVENLALNGRNYTQLLTLVPGAVVTNPDIFAVTTSLASNNQTINGNRSDSNNLTVDGAYNQVAGSNGSLMNNVGADFISEVKINTSNSSAEYGRTQGPTFNIVTKSGSNAFHGGAFEFHRNSYLDATNYIARKKTQLIYNDFGFFVGGPILRDKLFFFVGEEWKRLRQQATASTFTVPTTAMLNGDFSALCSASKDAAGNPGAFNGAGVCSAVSGTFGQLYYPGTTTPIPNNNISSLMSVDGKAIANIYKTIIAGGLSYRDGGIPSNNLTLAPPNPLNFHQDLVRVDYVINQKHSLFARWIHDQNTLIDPFGTFANGGILNTTPTTRNRPGQSYLISETWTIRQNLINQVQANASWAAQRIPPYGDNWKRETYGFAFNKLYPGVGPYPNGIPIGNITNFAGFQGPNFSLMSPSTDIQVADNVTYVKGSQNIKFGVVYIRDRVDQNGRSNYTGTVTFNQNGTATARSSNCGQATFNTTCYSLSDAFLGNFQSYSENSADPVGHFRFNQIEGYIQDQWRITRNLSLDLGLRYQWLQPFYAQGNNLTNFDPAVYNSANAVAVTPGGTLANPGVGNPYNGLIRVGDGVPQDQQKRVPNVNTSLFGLIPAGAPRGFYKMNGAVGPRFGFAYAADDKTSIRGGAGLFFYRPQGNLVFSQLNLPPFLQNTQFGVGNLATLNSLSATSTGLQAGISAVDPKGKSPYTWQYSLGVQRQLPAKVLIEASYVGSVAHHQLRQPNINIPDLAPVFANQNSTSPNSSIAAFNPYLGFNAISSNRFDSNYNYNSMQLFASKRSGALTTTLSYTYSKALGDSSGNNITLEKWRDLQYNYGPLSNDRRHAFVASFTLQTPELKGRNFLLREVAGGWQLSGVARLQSGAYYTIQQTSTIQLGTTRADYTPGQGRVYNPHAGLCGYLNNGGGGTCNDSAKPYVTTPKAQASHYGNAPVGGVVGPGLAQTDATLSKTFPFGEIARLKLQADMFNVLNRTNFNGLNLNTSSSNYGTISSAFPPRQMQLGARILF